A stretch of Ischnura elegans chromosome 4, ioIscEleg1.1, whole genome shotgun sequence DNA encodes these proteins:
- the LOC124157463 gene encoding vicilin-like seed storage protein At2g18540 — protein sequence MGQAESKEPEKVMEPVKSQELKSVPEAPMEAVRAKYKELKRRMEERDQELDKKERDMREEQRRTVEREDHEWDKMMSRLAEEDRRRLAECEEMVHRSRMEREEDWRREDERLREKEAELRAREERLRLQGEELEEKQAQLAQDAERIKDDATATKGQRRKGSETKRTAGSETEGATGSETWSAMGSECGEGAEAKRWEEDVERKWRGRLREVEEWGRQKREEMRREFERERESWRREGLRRRKDMEEDMAAMKRSVEYRALEWRDREERHRRETEAAWRDMEELKRRWKRMCERDEREMGMLYKLKKEALEEWRREIEAMMELL from the exons ATGGGGCAGGCTGAATCGAAGGAACCTGAAAAAGTGATGGAACCAGTGAAGAGCCAAGAATTAAAAAG CGTTCCCGAGGCCCCTATGGAAGCGGTGAGGGCAAAATACAAGGAGCTGAAGCGGCGCATGGAGGAAAGGGACCAAGAGCTTGATAAGAAGGAGAGGGACATGAGGGAGGAGCAGAGGAGGACGGTGGAGAGGGAGGACCACGAATGGGACAAGATGATGAGTAGGCTAGCGGAGGAGGACCGAAGGAGACTGGCGGAATGCGAGGAAATGGTGCACCGCTCGAGGATGGAGAGGGAAGAAGACTGGAGGAGGGAAGACGAGAGACTCAGGGAGAAGGAGGCGGAGCTGAGGGCGCGGGAGGAGCGGCTCAGGCTGCAAGGTGAGGAGCTGGAGGAAAAGCAGGCGCAGCTAGCACAGGATGCGGAGAGAATAAAGGATGACGCAACAGCAACGAAGGGACAGCGACGGAAAGGCTCGGAAACGAAGAGGACGGCAGGTTCGGAAACGGAAGGAGCAACCGGCTCCGAAACGTGGAGCGCGATGGGCTCGGAATGTGGAGAGGGGGCGGAGGCGAAAAGGTGGGAGGAGGACGTGGAGAGGAAGTGGAGGGGACGGCTGAGGGAGGTTGAGGAGTGGGGGAGGCAGAAGAGGGAGGAGATGAGGAGGGAGTTTGAGCGGGAGAGGGAGTCTTGGCGGCGCGAAGGgctgaggaggaggaaggacaTGGAGGAGGACATGGCCGCGATGAAGCGGTCGGTGGAGTATCGCGCCCTCGAGTGGAGGGATAGGGAGGAGAGGCACAGGAGGGAAACGGAAGCGGCGTGGCGGGACATGGAGGAGCTGAAGAGGAGGTGGAAGAGAATGTGCGAAAGGGATGAGAGGGAGATGGGAATGTTGTATAAGCTAAAGAAGGAAGCACTAGAAGAATGGCGGAGGGAGATAGAGGCAATGATGGAACTTCTTTAA